The following are encoded in a window of Flavobacterium cupriresistens genomic DNA:
- a CDS encoding SDR family NAD(P)-dependent oxidoreductase, whose amino-acid sequence MTTIKNNAIEMQRICHNSLLSILINMGFRSGIANDIDLLKIELKIVDKHTRLLEECIRSLKSCDYLQENEAVFTLTTRAQEELKDFDRQVTLQNIFAEMPEMAGHAKLLQGCLDGLQSIFQGKINATDVMFPDGSMELVSGVYKGNEQADYFNDILCQVVENIVADNIENLGEGEKFTILEVGAGTGGTSNLLFQVLSAYKDKISYVYTDLSKSFLFHAEKHYKAIAPYLETKLFNIERSPENQELALGSFDMVIGANVVHATKNIRKSLQNIKGVLKRNGVLVLNEIAQNDIYATLTFGLLDGWWLYEDAEVRLGGSPGLSPKGWQKVLTDTGFVNTMSYPEDEELFQQIIISQSDGEIILADEDAKVEQSLKDTKPDKKEIVSQKAVGIAQAVDSKEIANFIKNKLALVLKMEISEFDEITPMSDYGVDSIIGLELIKEINETLTNAIPTTILFDYPTIKEFAKYLAEEHSSAFTIQPTVSENEIKPEKEVLSQQLETVKKEETPFSVNKEKGQAQRLWLEKPATIDDISIVNFDLPAIQQEEVLVEISHFSLNFGDLLCVKGLYPTMPPYPFSPGFEASGIIIERGDKVINFSIGDRVIVMTDGSYGLHSTHCVANELQLLPIPENQSFEEACAIPTVAMTMVEAFRRVHVKKGDYILVQTATGGIGHIAIQLAKHLELKVIATAGSTHKIEYLREIGVTHAINYREQDFEEAVNRITNGQGVTVVVNTLSGENIQKGINCLGKRGQYIELSMTALKSANHIDLSKFSNNQTFIAVDLRKLIGEDREYIEGLWAECKQYIEKGILKSVISTEVPFEDYKKAYKILEDRDNIGKVIVKANSVRTTQTEIPSSSFKEIKQSSQNTKALDIAIVGMSGQYGSAKDLNDFWQKIKGGESLIEEVPNERWNIDEHFSADQEVANKTYSKWGSFLRDIDKFDPLFFRISGKEAEGMDPQQRLFLEHCWKAFEDAAIVTDKLNGAKCGIYVGAGQGDYVQTTNLENAAIYWGNSSAILASRISYFLNLKGPAIAIDTACSSSLVAIEMACKSLYYKEVDIALSGGVFINTTPRFYKLSSKAGMLSKDGQCYAFDHRANGFVPGEGVGVLVLKRLEDAKRDGDYIHGIIKGVETNQDGTTNGILAPSMKSQEELENEVYQKYDIHPESITYVEAHGTGTALGDPIEFEGLTRAFKKQTTNTNYCGLGSVKTNIGHTVYAAGVAGVQKVLLALQEKIIPPTINYEAKNSLINLENSPFYITDKIQDWTSSAGTPRRAAVSSFGFSGTNAHLVVEEYENKHQKNSSSKEFVIPISAKSEKALERQIINLIDYLEQKPGISISDVAYTWQVGRQPMEFRSVFIADSIADFVSKLKNNKGLVSSNAISAKEKEQFKTFLSNGAGEAYIKYATEHNEYQSLANLWAMGVTVDWNKLYRNNKERPQRISLPTYAFEKERYWLKSNTIIESNSAVQKLHPLLHQRINVAEGNQKFNSIYLGEEHFFRDHIFRNEKILPGVAYLEIAKTAGEKCIEKSITQFKNVLWLQPIWHRDKTIEIETEIIKQGDSLQYVIYSTIATAGVSGQEKQIHGQGELTSTETSAPVKHDIEKIKKSLSKNISRDTFYEKYQEIGLELGASFRGVQHLWFSSSEAISKIELPKGEGYALTPGIMDSALQTCIGINLEKEVTGLLFPFSVEQIDICQPLEENIWSYVRKSKNNKSDEVINYDVDICNQNGEVLIAFQNVLFLPERKTAPQTIPTEEIQLYKAVWKETPISSKRNVEVKRKIIICEAVPEMVPHFNEFLNADIEMIEAASPEVYFEKTIAIIKQVITSKENVEVILVYPINKQLEIEFLSALLKTASLENSKIMTKMIGVAIAFTASNSDALYKIIGNELETTDQEIKYAKGNRNSKQLELVRLSNSKEKTAIKSNGLYVITGGMGSLGRIFATYITNKKAKVILLGRKKLNKSQTDFVESLPNATYMICDIINRQKVQNAVSKIKKEYGQINGIIHTAGITRDSLIQLKTEEEAKSVFAPKMEGVKNLDEVCKNEPLDFMMLFSSIVSELGNIGQSDYTAANAYLNNYALYREQERLLGNRKGKTYSIGWGFWQDGGMRLQEEQIGYLDTQWGMKPMPTDSGLELFETILATASQNLLVAYGDSKRMSTIITNRLVEKKKVENLVEQNSKNIKEKLLDKLHLLIADLLKLDKDRIDRDKDLAVYGVDSILLTELNSELNAYYEIALLPSVFYNNTTIESLAEHLLEEYNLEVHTKHQDSKEDFLEEDSANKNNLSNAKTKEHSLSQLDVSKLQSTIEGSSYLIQFHKIAPEKTSIFIIPGVPGIAYGYYEVAEQFSTYGNCYGITMQGIFDNKKPLDSIAKMAAHNVAEIAKITPPNSEIHLVTHSFGGLISYEMVKQLQLLDIEVKQIFMLDCFPNTLSSNEMEKTVLFLNLFPEIFDKVEIEALKSKVYSILQEKNADRKELLYNFITTNGVTVNQNMFDKLWDVFDVSMSCSYEMDIQHQVPITLAKVKDKVITNEVYDLGWSQYFEEVEVIEVEGDHFSIIREPYCSKWVKEITFYKEKNEQVSLTR is encoded by the coding sequence TACAAGGCAATTGCACCTTATTTAGAAACGAAACTTTTTAATATCGAAAGGTCACCGGAAAATCAGGAGCTAGCCTTGGGAAGTTTTGATATGGTAATTGGGGCAAATGTAGTACATGCAACAAAAAATATTAGAAAGAGTCTTCAAAATATCAAAGGAGTACTCAAGAGAAACGGAGTGTTGGTATTAAACGAAATAGCACAAAACGATATATATGCTACCCTCACATTTGGATTACTCGATGGCTGGTGGTTGTATGAAGATGCAGAAGTTAGGTTGGGAGGAAGTCCCGGTCTATCTCCAAAAGGATGGCAAAAAGTATTAACCGATACAGGATTTGTCAATACAATGAGCTACCCGGAAGACGAAGAATTGTTTCAGCAAATTATAATATCTCAAAGTGATGGAGAAATTATTTTGGCTGACGAAGATGCTAAAGTCGAGCAAAGTTTAAAAGATACTAAACCCGATAAGAAAGAAATAGTATCTCAAAAAGCGGTGGGGATCGCACAAGCTGTAGACAGTAAGGAGATCGCAAATTTTATAAAGAATAAATTAGCCTTAGTGCTAAAAATGGAGATTTCGGAGTTTGACGAGATAACACCAATGTCGGATTATGGAGTAGATTCAATTATAGGTTTAGAATTAATAAAGGAAATAAATGAGACATTAACAAATGCAATTCCAACTACGATTTTATTTGATTATCCTACCATAAAAGAATTCGCTAAATATTTGGCAGAAGAACATAGTTCGGCTTTTACGATACAGCCAACAGTATCAGAAAACGAAATTAAACCAGAAAAGGAAGTTCTAAGCCAACAATTAGAAACGGTAAAAAAGGAAGAGACACCATTTTCTGTCAATAAAGAAAAAGGCCAAGCACAGCGATTATGGCTGGAAAAACCTGCTACAATAGATGATATTAGTATTGTGAATTTTGATTTACCTGCAATACAACAAGAGGAGGTTTTGGTTGAGATTTCTCATTTTTCGCTCAATTTTGGGGATTTACTTTGTGTGAAAGGATTATATCCTACAATGCCTCCATATCCTTTTTCTCCAGGTTTTGAGGCTTCGGGAATTATTATAGAAAGAGGAGATAAAGTAATCAATTTCAGCATTGGAGATAGAGTAATAGTAATGACAGATGGCAGCTACGGATTGCATAGTACACATTGTGTTGCTAATGAATTACAATTGCTACCTATACCGGAAAATCAATCCTTTGAAGAAGCATGTGCTATTCCTACGGTAGCAATGACAATGGTTGAAGCTTTTAGAAGAGTACACGTTAAAAAAGGAGATTATATTTTGGTTCAAACCGCCACTGGTGGTATTGGGCATATTGCTATACAATTAGCCAAGCATTTAGAATTAAAGGTTATTGCTACAGCGGGGAGTACTCATAAAATTGAGTATTTAAGGGAAATAGGCGTAACGCATGCGATTAATTATCGAGAACAAGATTTTGAAGAAGCCGTAAATAGAATAACGAATGGGCAAGGAGTTACAGTCGTTGTAAATACCCTTTCGGGCGAAAATATTCAAAAAGGAATCAACTGTTTAGGAAAAAGAGGGCAATATATTGAGTTATCAATGACGGCTTTAAAATCGGCAAATCATATTGATTTGAGTAAATTTTCAAACAATCAAACCTTTATAGCCGTTGATCTAAGAAAACTGATAGGCGAAGATCGGGAATACATTGAAGGTTTATGGGCAGAATGTAAACAATATATAGAAAAAGGGATTTTAAAATCAGTGATCAGTACAGAAGTTCCTTTTGAAGACTATAAAAAAGCCTATAAAATACTTGAGGACAGAGATAATATTGGGAAAGTGATTGTCAAAGCCAATTCAGTAAGAACGACGCAGACAGAAATTCCATCAAGTAGTTTTAAAGAAATTAAACAATCCAGTCAAAACACCAAAGCATTGGATATTGCCATAGTAGGAATGAGTGGGCAATATGGTAGTGCAAAGGATTTAAATGATTTTTGGCAAAAAATAAAAGGAGGAGAAAGTCTGATCGAAGAAGTGCCAAATGAGCGATGGAATATTGACGAACACTTCTCTGCAGATCAAGAAGTAGCGAATAAAACCTATAGTAAATGGGGAAGTTTTTTAAGAGACATAGATAAATTTGATCCCTTGTTTTTTAGAATATCAGGTAAAGAAGCCGAAGGAATGGATCCGCAACAACGGTTGTTTTTAGAACATTGCTGGAAAGCTTTTGAAGATGCCGCTATTGTAACAGATAAGCTAAATGGAGCAAAATGCGGAATATATGTCGGAGCCGGGCAAGGAGATTATGTACAGACAACTAATCTGGAAAATGCAGCAATTTATTGGGGAAACAGCAGCGCAATCTTAGCTTCAAGAATATCCTATTTTCTTAATCTTAAAGGACCAGCAATTGCTATAGATACAGCATGTTCATCATCGTTGGTAGCAATAGAGATGGCCTGTAAAAGTTTGTATTATAAAGAAGTTGATATAGCACTAAGCGGTGGAGTATTTATTAATACAACACCCAGATTTTACAAATTGTCAAGTAAGGCAGGTATGCTAAGTAAAGACGGTCAATGTTATGCTTTTGATCATCGTGCCAACGGATTTGTACCAGGAGAAGGAGTAGGCGTTTTAGTACTCAAAAGATTAGAAGATGCAAAAAGAGATGGTGATTATATTCATGGTATAATCAAGGGAGTAGAAACCAATCAGGATGGAACTACTAATGGAATTTTGGCACCAAGTATGAAATCTCAGGAAGAGTTAGAAAATGAAGTATATCAAAAATATGATATTCATCCGGAGAGTATCACTTATGTAGAGGCACATGGCACAGGAACTGCTCTTGGCGATCCTATAGAATTTGAAGGATTAACACGTGCTTTTAAAAAGCAAACCACTAATACAAATTATTGCGGATTAGGGAGTGTAAAAACGAATATAGGGCATACAGTTTATGCCGCAGGAGTAGCAGGAGTACAAAAAGTACTATTGGCATTACAGGAAAAAATAATACCTCCAACCATAAATTATGAAGCAAAAAATAGTTTAATCAATTTAGAAAATAGCCCTTTTTATATAACAGATAAGATACAAGATTGGACTTCTTCTGCAGGAACACCAAGGAGGGCAGCTGTAAGTAGTTTTGGATTTAGCGGAACAAATGCGCATTTAGTTGTAGAAGAGTATGAAAACAAACATCAAAAAAATAGTTCCAGTAAAGAGTTTGTTATACCAATATCTGCAAAAAGCGAGAAAGCGCTAGAACGTCAAATAATAAATCTGATTGATTACCTGGAACAAAAACCGGGGATTTCTATTTCTGATGTAGCTTATACATGGCAAGTAGGACGCCAACCAATGGAATTTCGTAGCGTATTTATAGCAGATTCTATAGCAGATTTTGTAAGTAAGTTAAAAAATAATAAAGGCTTAGTGAGCTCCAATGCAATTTCTGCAAAAGAAAAAGAGCAATTCAAAACTTTTTTGTCAAACGGCGCAGGAGAAGCCTATATAAAGTATGCAACAGAACATAATGAATACCAGTCTTTAGCAAATTTATGGGCAATGGGAGTAACTGTCGATTGGAATAAATTATACAGAAATAATAAAGAGCGGCCTCAAAGAATAAGTTTACCTACATATGCTTTTGAAAAAGAAAGATATTGGTTAAAATCTAATACGATAATCGAATCGAATTCTGCAGTACAGAAGCTACATCCGTTGCTACACCAAAGGATAAACGTTGCTGAAGGAAATCAAAAATTTAATAGTATTTATTTAGGAGAGGAACATTTTTTCAGAGATCATATTTTTAGGAATGAAAAAATATTGCCGGGAGTAGCCTATCTGGAGATAGCCAAAACGGCTGGAGAAAAGTGTATAGAAAAAAGCATTACGCAATTCAAAAATGTGTTATGGCTTCAACCTATATGGCATCGAGATAAGACGATAGAAATTGAAACAGAAATTATAAAACAAGGAGATAGCCTTCAGTATGTTATATATAGTACTATAGCAACAGCAGGAGTTTCAGGTCAGGAAAAGCAAATTCATGGGCAAGGAGAGTTAACTTCAACCGAAACCTCGGCACCTGTAAAACACGATATAGAAAAGATTAAAAAATCCCTTAGCAAGAATATTTCGAGAGATACTTTTTATGAAAAATACCAAGAAATAGGATTAGAACTAGGAGCTTCTTTTCGAGGAGTACAACACTTGTGGTTCAGTTCTTCGGAAGCAATTTCTAAGATTGAACTTCCAAAAGGAGAAGGATATGCTTTGACTCCTGGAATAATGGATAGTGCTTTACAAACTTGTATAGGAATTAATCTGGAGAAAGAAGTAACAGGTTTATTATTCCCTTTTAGCGTAGAGCAAATAGACATTTGCCAGCCATTGGAAGAGAATATATGGTCTTATGTACGAAAAAGTAAGAACAACAAATCAGACGAAGTCATTAATTATGATGTAGATATTTGCAATCAGAATGGAGAAGTATTAATTGCATTTCAGAATGTATTATTTCTACCGGAAAGAAAAACTGCACCTCAAACAATACCTACTGAAGAAATACAACTTTATAAAGCTGTTTGGAAAGAAACCCCGATAAGCAGTAAAAGGAATGTTGAAGTAAAGCGAAAAATAATAATCTGCGAAGCAGTACCGGAAATGGTACCACATTTTAATGAATTTTTGAATGCGGATATAGAAATGATTGAGGCTGCGTCTCCCGAAGTTTATTTTGAGAAGACTATAGCAATAATCAAGCAAGTAATAACAAGCAAAGAAAATGTCGAAGTTATCCTTGTATACCCGATTAATAAGCAGTTAGAAATAGAGTTTTTAAGTGCTTTATTAAAAACAGCATCATTAGAAAACTCAAAAATCATGACAAAAATGATTGGAGTAGCTATTGCGTTTACTGCATCAAATAGTGATGCCCTTTATAAAATAATTGGAAATGAACTGGAAACAACTGATCAGGAAATTAAATACGCTAAAGGAAACAGAAACTCTAAACAACTGGAATTAGTCAGACTTTCAAATTCTAAAGAAAAAACAGCTATTAAAAGCAATGGACTTTATGTGATTACTGGCGGAATGGGAAGCTTGGGACGCATTTTTGCAACATATATCACCAATAAAAAAGCTAAAGTCATTCTTTTAGGACGCAAAAAGCTAAATAAAAGTCAAACAGATTTTGTTGAGAGTTTACCTAATGCTACCTATATGATTTGCGATATAATAAACAGACAAAAAGTACAAAATGCAGTTTCTAAAATTAAAAAAGAGTATGGTCAGATAAACGGAATCATTCACACAGCTGGAATTACAAGAGATAGTTTAATCCAATTAAAAACAGAAGAAGAAGCAAAAAGTGTTTTTGCTCCAAAAATGGAAGGGGTAAAAAACTTAGACGAAGTATGTAAAAATGAACCGTTAGATTTTATGATGTTATTCTCTTCTATTGTTAGCGAACTAGGCAATATTGGGCAGTCAGATTATACTGCGGCCAATGCCTATCTTAATAATTATGCACTATACAGGGAACAAGAACGATTACTAGGCAATAGAAAAGGTAAAACGTATAGTATTGGATGGGGGTTCTGGCAAGATGGAGGTATGAGATTGCAAGAGGAGCAAATAGGGTATTTGGATACACAATGGGGAATGAAGCCAATGCCAACTGATTCAGGATTAGAGCTGTTTGAAACCATTTTAGCTACAGCTTCACAAAACCTATTAGTGGCTTATGGAGATTCAAAAAGAATGAGTACCATCATTACAAACCGATTGGTCGAAAAGAAAAAGGTGGAGAATTTGGTAGAACAAAACAGTAAAAATATTAAAGAAAAGCTTCTGGATAAGTTGCACCTATTGATTGCAGATTTGTTAAAATTAGATAAAGATAGAATAGATCGAGACAAAGACTTGGCGGTATATGGAGTAGATTCAATTTTATTAACAGAATTAAATTCGGAGTTGAATGCCTATTATGAAATTGCATTATTGCCATCAGTATTCTACAATAATACGACCATAGAAAGTTTAGCTGAGCATCTATTAGAAGAATACAATTTAGAGGTTCATACTAAACATCAAGATAGTAAGGAAGACTTTTTAGAAGAAGATTCGGCTAATAAAAACAATTTGTCTAATGCAAAAACTAAGGAGCATAGTTTAAGTCAGCTGGATGTTAGTAAATTACAAAGTACTATAGAAGGATCCTCTTATTTAATTCAGTTTCATAAGATAGCACCCGAGAAGACTTCTATTTTTATCATACCGGGCGTACCGGGAATTGCCTATGGATATTATGAAGTAGCAGAGCAGTTCTCTACCTACGGGAATTGTTACGGAATCACAATGCAGGGTATTTTCGATAATAAAAAACCACTGGACAGTATAGCAAAAATGGCTGCTCACAATGTAGCGGAGATTGCCAAAATAACCCCGCCAAATTCAGAGATACATCTTGTTACTCATAGTTTTGGTGGATTAATTAGTTATGAAATGGTCAAACAGTTGCAGCTATTAGATATAGAAGTGAAACAAATATTCATGTTAGATTGTTTTCCTAATACATTATCGAGTAACGAGATGGAGAAAACGGTTTTGTTTCTTAATCTATTCCCGGAAATATTTGATAAAGTAGAAATAGAAGCATTAAAAAGTAAAGTATACAGTATACTACAAGAAAAAAATGCTGATAGAAAAGAATTGCTATACAACTTCATTACAACAAATGGTGTGACTGTAAATCAAAACATGTTCGACAAATTATGGGATGTTTTTGATGTATCTATGAGTTGCAGCTACGAAATGGATATTCAGCACCAAGTTCCTATTACTCTGGCCAAAGTAAAAGATAAAGTAATTACAAATGAAGTATACGATTTAGGGTGGAGCCAATATTTTGAAGAGGTAGAAGTAATTGAGGTAGAAGGAGATCACTTTTCTATAATACGAGAACCTTATTGTTCTAAATGGGTTAAAGAAATAACATTTTATAAAGAAAAAAACGAACAGGTATCCTTAACCAGATAG